The genomic window CGCCAGTGAAAGAAAGCCTGAAGTTTATGGGCGCGCAAAAGAATCTGCAGGGCGATACGCCTTTGCTGGATAAGGTTAAGATTCTGCAAGAATACGGCATGGAAGTTCAGGCCGGTTTTATCATGGGTCTGGATACGGATCCAGATGATATTGCCGATCTCATGATTGCGTTTATCAGAGAAGCGGGTATTCCCGTGGCTATGGTGGGGGTTTTGGGCGTGCTGCGCGATACACCCGATTACAAGCGCTACAAGCGGTTGGGTCGCCTGCGCGAAGACGTAAAATATACGGGCGATTCGGGTATTTTCAGCCGGCAGTTGAGTTATGAGCCCCTCATCGATCCCGACGAATTGCTGGCGCGCCATCGCAAGGTCCTCGAAACGCTGAATAGTCCAGAGATTTTCTTTGAGCGCTGCCGCACGCATTATGCACATCGCGCGCGCAGGGCAATTCCGTCAATGCCAATTGGTTGGACGGAACTCAGGGCTGGTCTTCGCTCTTTTTGGCATCAAGGGGTGGTCGGGTATTATCGGTGGACGTTCTGGAAGTTTATGGCCCATATGCTTCTGCATCATCCCCGCGATTTTGGGGATGCCATACGCATGTCCATTCACGGCCGTCATTTGATTCTCACCACGCGCGACGCGCTGCAGGTTGATGAGGTGCAGACATTTTTGGATGAGGCGCTGGATCACCTGAAGCGATTTAGCGAGGGGTATAAAGAGGTGAGTGTCAGTGATTACGCGAGCAAGTTGATGCACGCCTTGCACGGGCGATTTGATCATTTTCAGGACGATTATCGCACTTTGCAACACAATGCCGAGGTGATGTTAAAGGCCGCTCAGGAATACTGCGGGTTGATCCGCAAAGAATTTCGCCACCAGGTTGCGGAACCTCTCGAGCGTTTTCAACAAGAGATTGAAGCAATTCTCGAATCATATCCCGCACAAGGCCGTTTGCAACCTGCTCGGTAGGACACACTGCGATACAAAACAAAAGCCCGGTATCATAAAAAGATATCGGGCTTTATTTTTTCTTAAAAAGAAGCCGGAGACACTGTCTTCGGCTTCTCAGTTTTAAGCGAGTACGGCTTTGAGTTTGTCTTCTATCGCGCTTTTGGGGACAGCGCCGATAAGCTGA from Gemmatimonadota bacterium includes these protein-coding regions:
- a CDS encoding DUF4070 domain-containing protein produces the protein MPNALLVYPKNPVTFWSFDEALRMVGKKSAFPPLGLLTIAGMMPDHYSLRVVDVNVHALTDEDLDWADVVITSSMIIHWHSLEEIIAQCNVAGVPVLNGGPLPTQYCEDIEGDAVFYLGEAENGFMDVVDRLVSEPYKGGREYIDRRGEFQSLATTPLPRWDLISFDDYTVMVIQITRGCPESCTFCNIPALYGKITRLKNSSRVVQELDALYDRGWRGSVMAVDDNFVGNREEIRETLEEEVVPWQRERGYPFQLFTQASIRVSDDPALLEAMYLAGFDKIFAGIESPVKESLKFMGAQKNLQGDTPLLDKVKILQEYGMEVQAGFIMGLDTDPDDIADLMIAFIREAGIPVAMVGVLGVLRDTPDYKRYKRLGRLREDVKYTGDSGIFSRQLSYEPLIDPDELLARHRKVLETLNSPEIFFERCRTHYAHRARRAIPSMPIGWTELRAGLRSFWHQGVVGYYRWTFWKFMAHMLLHHPRDFGDAIRMSIHGRHLILTTRDALQVDEVQTFLDEALDHLKRFSEGYKEVSVSDYASKLMHALHGRFDHFQDDYRTLQHNAEVMLKAAQEYCGLIRKEFRHQVAEPLERFQQEIEAILESYPAQGRLQPAR